From the genome of Vitis riparia cultivar Riparia Gloire de Montpellier isolate 1030 chromosome 2, EGFV_Vit.rip_1.0, whole genome shotgun sequence, one region includes:
- the LOC117934439 gene encoding uncharacterized protein LOC117934439 isoform X1, which translates to MHLKKSQARIGEESSGVSSDYNPTPPRFPPPPIQFQTHSIQQSKTHLPPNQPQAHARISSSQYPSKQTHQHQSHHQTQFHEHPSTPKTILSHPHKRPIMTHMPSALSHSPTLSSLNHNHRHHHQHQTQLDSPLPSASQLFVCTSLVAFAKALAFKLLHHFRNAGSLRIHLRVFILLSLPPLYFFTWSPRRSLVLDFLSALAFSAAVVISLNLALPRLPSIRVFLARSLPIKLCSSASSASKPSQPVLWSIGSKPKSEKRTNSGSWVQVYTNGDVYEGEFHKGKCSGSGVYYYYMSGRYEGDWVDEKYDGYGVETWAKGSRFRGQYRQGLRHGIGVYRFYTGDVYAGEWSNGQTHGCGVHTCEDGSRYVGEFKWGVKHGFGHYHFSRNGDMYAGEYFADKMHGFGVYRFANGHRYEGAWHEGRRQGLGMYTFRNGEAQSGHWQNGVLDVPSTQNTHPASPFAVSHSKVLNAVQEARRAAEKAFDVAKVDERVNKAVALANKAANAARVAAVKAVQKRVHHNSDSSDTPLPIV; encoded by the exons ATGCATCTGAAGAAATCTCAGGCACGGATCGGAGAAGAAAGCAGTGGCGTCTCTTCCGATTACAACCCAACCCCACCACGATTTCCTCCTCCTCCAATTCAGTTTCAGACCCATTCGATACAACAGAGCAAAACTCATCTCCCCCCAAATCAGCCACAAGCTCACGCCCGAATCTCTTCTTCTCAATACCCGTCGAAGCAAACCCATCAACATCAAAGTCATCACCAAACCCAATTTCATGAGCATCCATCCACGCCCAAAACCATTCTTTCGCATCCCCACAAGAGGCCTATAATGACTCACATGCCCTCTGCTCTTTCCCATTCCCCAACGCTGTCCTCTCTTAATCACAACCACCGCCATCACCACCAGCATCAGACACAATTGGATTCGCCGCTCCCGTCTGCTTCTCAGTTGTTTGTTTGTACTTCTTTGGTCGCATTCGCAAAGGCATTGGCTTTCAAGCTCTTACACCATTTTCGCAATGCGGGTTCCTTGCGAATCCACTTGCgggtttttattttactttctctGCCACCCCTTTACTTCTTCACTTGGAGCCCTCGCCGCTCGCTGGTGCTCGATTTCTTATCGGCGCTCGCTTTCTCGGCGGCTGTAGTGATTTCCCTCAATCTCGCGCTGCCTAGGCTGCCCTCAATTCGCGTGTTTCTTGCGCGCTCGCTCCCAATTAAGCTTTGTTCGTCGGCTTCTTCTGCGTCGAAACCTTCTCAACCCGTGCTTTGGTCTATTGGATCAAAGCCCAAATCGGAGAAGAGGACAAATTCGGGTTCTTGGGTGCAAGTGTATACCAATGGGGATGTGTATGAGGGTGAATTTCACAAAGGGAAGTGTTCAGGAAGTggggtttattattattatatgagtGGGAGGTATGAGGGGGATTGGGTTGATGAGAAGTATGATGGGTATGGTGTTGAGACTTGGGCGAAAGGGAGTCGATTCCGGGGGCAATATAGGCAGGGTTTAAGACATGGGATTGGAGTGTATAGGTTTTACACTGGTGATGTTTATGCTGGAGAATGGTCGAATGGGCAGACTCATGGCTGCGGAGTTCACACTTGTGAGGATGGGAGCCGGTATGTGGGGGAGTTCAAGTGGGGTGTCAAACATGGGTTTGGTCATTACCATTTCAG CAGAAATGGCGACATGTATGCTGGAGAATATTTTGCTGACAAGATGCATGGTTTTGGGGTATACCGATTTGCAAATGGACATCGATACGAGGGAGCCTGGCATGAGGGAAGAAGACAGGGGCTTGGTATGTATACTTTCAGAAATGGGGAGGCTCAGTCTGGTCACTGGCAAAATGGGGTTCTTGATGTTCCTAGCACTCAGAACACCCATCCTGCATCTCCTTTTGCTGTTAGCCATTCCAAAGTTCTGAATGCAGTCCAG GAGGCCCGACGTGCTGCTGAGAAAGCATTTGATGTCGCAAAAGTGGATGAGAGGGTGAACAAAGCCGTAGCATTGGCAAACAAAGCAGCTAATGCAGCAAGAGTTGCAGCTGTAAAGGCCGTACAAAAGAGAGTGCATCATAACAGTGACAGTAGTGACACACCATTACCAATTGTCTGA
- the LOC117934439 gene encoding uncharacterized protein LOC117934439 isoform X2, with the protein MHLKKSQARIGEESSGVSSDYNPTPPRFPPPPIQFQTHSIQQSKTHLPPNQPQAHARISSSQYPSKQTHQHQSHHQTQFHEHPSTPKTILSHPHKRPIMTHMPSALSHSPTLSSLNHNHRHHHQHQTQLDSPLPSASQLFVCTSLVAFAKALAFKLLHHFRNAGSLRIHLRVFILLSLPPLYFFTWSPRRSLVLDFLSALAFSAAVVISLNLALPRLPSIRVFLARSLPIKLCSSASSASKPSQPVLWSIGSKPKSEKRTNSGSWVQVYTNGDVYEGEFHKGKCSGSGVYYYYMSGRYEGDWVDEKYDGYGVETWAKGSRFRGQYRQGLRHGIGVYRFYTGDVYAGEWSNGQTHGCGVHTCEDGSRYVGEFKWGVKHGFGHYHFRNGDMYAGEYFADKMHGFGVYRFANGHRYEGAWHEGRRQGLGMYTFRNGEAQSGHWQNGVLDVPSTQNTHPASPFAVSHSKVLNAVQEARRAAEKAFDVAKVDERVNKAVALANKAANAARVAAVKAVQKRVHHNSDSSDTPLPIV; encoded by the exons ATGCATCTGAAGAAATCTCAGGCACGGATCGGAGAAGAAAGCAGTGGCGTCTCTTCCGATTACAACCCAACCCCACCACGATTTCCTCCTCCTCCAATTCAGTTTCAGACCCATTCGATACAACAGAGCAAAACTCATCTCCCCCCAAATCAGCCACAAGCTCACGCCCGAATCTCTTCTTCTCAATACCCGTCGAAGCAAACCCATCAACATCAAAGTCATCACCAAACCCAATTTCATGAGCATCCATCCACGCCCAAAACCATTCTTTCGCATCCCCACAAGAGGCCTATAATGACTCACATGCCCTCTGCTCTTTCCCATTCCCCAACGCTGTCCTCTCTTAATCACAACCACCGCCATCACCACCAGCATCAGACACAATTGGATTCGCCGCTCCCGTCTGCTTCTCAGTTGTTTGTTTGTACTTCTTTGGTCGCATTCGCAAAGGCATTGGCTTTCAAGCTCTTACACCATTTTCGCAATGCGGGTTCCTTGCGAATCCACTTGCgggtttttattttactttctctGCCACCCCTTTACTTCTTCACTTGGAGCCCTCGCCGCTCGCTGGTGCTCGATTTCTTATCGGCGCTCGCTTTCTCGGCGGCTGTAGTGATTTCCCTCAATCTCGCGCTGCCTAGGCTGCCCTCAATTCGCGTGTTTCTTGCGCGCTCGCTCCCAATTAAGCTTTGTTCGTCGGCTTCTTCTGCGTCGAAACCTTCTCAACCCGTGCTTTGGTCTATTGGATCAAAGCCCAAATCGGAGAAGAGGACAAATTCGGGTTCTTGGGTGCAAGTGTATACCAATGGGGATGTGTATGAGGGTGAATTTCACAAAGGGAAGTGTTCAGGAAGTggggtttattattattatatgagtGGGAGGTATGAGGGGGATTGGGTTGATGAGAAGTATGATGGGTATGGTGTTGAGACTTGGGCGAAAGGGAGTCGATTCCGGGGGCAATATAGGCAGGGTTTAAGACATGGGATTGGAGTGTATAGGTTTTACACTGGTGATGTTTATGCTGGAGAATGGTCGAATGGGCAGACTCATGGCTGCGGAGTTCACACTTGTGAGGATGGGAGCCGGTATGTGGGGGAGTTCAAGTGGGGTGTCAAACATGGGTTTGGTCATTACCATTTCAG AAATGGCGACATGTATGCTGGAGAATATTTTGCTGACAAGATGCATGGTTTTGGGGTATACCGATTTGCAAATGGACATCGATACGAGGGAGCCTGGCATGAGGGAAGAAGACAGGGGCTTGGTATGTATACTTTCAGAAATGGGGAGGCTCAGTCTGGTCACTGGCAAAATGGGGTTCTTGATGTTCCTAGCACTCAGAACACCCATCCTGCATCTCCTTTTGCTGTTAGCCATTCCAAAGTTCTGAATGCAGTCCAG GAGGCCCGACGTGCTGCTGAGAAAGCATTTGATGTCGCAAAAGTGGATGAGAGGGTGAACAAAGCCGTAGCATTGGCAAACAAAGCAGCTAATGCAGCAAGAGTTGCAGCTGTAAAGGCCGTACAAAAGAGAGTGCATCATAACAGTGACAGTAGTGACACACCATTACCAATTGTCTGA